From the genome of Uranotaenia lowii strain MFRU-FL chromosome 1, ASM2978415v1, whole genome shotgun sequence, one region includes:
- the LOC129759904 gene encoding short-chain dehydrogenase/reductase family 16C member 6 isoform X4: MPQEQPNAGVKMYNLIILLVDVVVMLVRWIFYTLESIYLLVVPRTPEDVSKDVVLVTGAGHGIGRCLAQQYAQLGATVVCLDINEKMNQETVSLIKGQRGNAFGYVCDVTNRQQIIDTAKTIKEQVGVVTILINNAGIMPTHPLLLQTEGEIRKTFEINVLAHFWMLQTYLPDMIQKNRGHIVALSSIAGLVGLNNLVPYCGSKYAVRGIMEALFEEIRQDPRKPQIFLTSVYPYMVDTGLCKKPHMRFQNLMRLVKPEEAAAAIIEGQRRRQEDVSIPKYLLYLNTFVRMFPLKAANLLRDFLDSGVESDL; this comes from the exons ATGCCTCAGGAACA ACCAAATGCGGGCGTCAAAATGTACAACCTCATCATCCTGCTCGTTGACGTGGTGGTGATGCTGGTCCGGTGGATCTTCTACACACTGGAATCGATCTACTTGTTGGTTGTGCCCCGAACACCCGAAGACGTTAGCAAGGACGTAGTACTGGTTACTGGAGCAGGCCACGGTATTGGAAGGTGTTTGGCCCAGCAATACGCCCAGCTAGGTGCCACCGTTGTCTGTTTGGACATCAACGAGAAGATGAACCAGGAAACGGTTTCCCTGATCAAGGGACAACGTGGCAACGCTTTTGGATATGT GTGTGACGTGACCAACCGGCAGCAGATCATCGACACCGCCAAGACCATCAAGGAACAGGTCGGTGTGGTTACGATCCTGATCAACAATGCCGGAATCATGCCAACCCATCCCTTGCTGTTACAAACTGAAGGAGAAATTCGTAAAACGTTTGAAATCAACGTATTGGCTCACTTCTGG ATGCTTCAAACGTATCTTCCCGATATGATCCAGAAGAACCGAGGCCACATCGTTGCCCTTTCGTCGATCGCCGGACTGGTAGGTCTGAACAATCTGGTCCCGTACTGTGGCAGCAAATACGCAGTCCGCGGCATCATGGAAGCTCTGTTCGAAGAGATCCGACAGGACCCCCGGAAGCCCCAGATCTTCCTGACCAGCGTGTACCCGTACATGGTCGATACCGGCCTTTGCAAGAAGCCGCACATGCGCTTCCAAAACCTGATGCGGTTGGTCAAACCGGAGGAAGCTGCAGCGGCCATCATCGAGGGTCAGCGACGACGCCAGGAAGACGTCTCCATTCCCAAGTACCTGCTGTATCTTAACACCTTCGTACGGATGTTCCCCCTAAAGGCCGCCAACTTGCTGCGGGACTTCCTGGACAGTGGAGTCGAATCTGATCTCTAA
- the LOC129759904 gene encoding estradiol 17-beta-dehydrogenase 11 isoform X2, translated as MSINLSATIMCISLLVKIIGRTSQCFRHLVNPLLRMLESPNAGVQLYNVLLILVDLLMLWAKSTYNIVMGVVHMFSPPEAEDVSKDVVLITGAGHGMGKCLALQYAALRSTVVCVDINEATNSGTVAEIKRQGGTAFGYVLDVTNRQQINDVAKKIKEQVGVVTILVNNAGIMPTHPLLQQTEAEIRETFEINVMAHFWLLQAFLPDMIQKNRGHIVALSSAAGLVGLKNLVPYCGTKFAVRGIMEALSEEIRADPRKPNIKFTTIMPYMVDTGLCKRPHARFPDAMKLVKPEDAAAAIIDAQRRGVVEATIPKYLLYLNSFMRNFPIKNGQMLGDFLDAGVNSDL; from the exons ATGAGCATCAA CTTATCGGCAACAATCATGTGCATTTCACTACTAGTCAAAATAATTGGTCGCACCAGTCAGTGTTTCCGTCATCTTGTAAATCCGTTGCTGAGAATGCTAGA ATCGCCAAACGCTGGCGTTCAGCTGTACAATGTGCTCCTAATCTTGGTGGATTTGCTGATGTTGTGGGCTAAATCCACCTACAACATCGTGATGGGTGTAGTGCATATGTTTTCACCACCGGAAGCGGAAGACGTTAGCAAGGATGTGGTTCTAATCACCGGAGCCGGCCACGGGATGGGAAAATGCTTGGCACTGCAGTATGCAGCCCTTCGATCGACCGTCGTTTGTGTGGATATTAATGAAGCAACGAATTCCGGAACTGTGGCCGAAATCAAACGCCAGGGAGGAACTGCCTTTGGTTATGT gttgGACGTAACCAATCGGCAGCAGATTAACGATGTGGCTAAGAAGATCAAGGAACAGGTCGGAGTGGTGACGATTCTTGTAAATAATGCCGGAATTATGCCCACCCACCCGCTGCTTCAACAAACCGAAGCGGAAATCCGGGAAACATTTGAAATCAACGTTATGGCTCACTTTTgg CTCCTTCAAGCCTTCCTGCCGGATATGATTCAAAAGAACCGGGGACACATTGTAGCTCTCTCTTCGGCGGCCGGTTTAGTAGGACTTAAAAATCTGGTACCGTATTGCGGAACCAAATTTGCTGTCCGCGGTATTATGGAAGCTCTTTCGGAAGAAATCCGTGCCGATCCTCGCAAACCTAACATCAAATTCACCACCATTATGCCTTATATGGTTGATACTGGTCTGTGTAAGAGACCCCACGCTCGATTCCCGGATGCCATGAAGCTGGTCAAACCGGAAGACGCCGCTGCCGCCATCATCGATGCTCAGCGTCGTGGTGTGGTTGAAGCTACGATCCCGAAATATTTGCTGTATCTGAATTCGTTCATGCGTAACTTCCCGATCAAGAATGGGCAGATGCTGGGTGATTTCCTGGATGCCGGGGTCAATTCAGATCTTTAG
- the LOC129759904 gene encoding estradiol 17-beta-dehydrogenase 11 isoform X3, whose amino-acid sequence MPQEQSPNAGVQLYNVLLILVDLLMLWAKSTYNIVMGVVHMFSPPEAEDVSKDVVLITGAGHGMGKCLALQYAALRSTVVCVDINEATNSGTVAEIKRQGGTAFGYVLDVTNRQQINDVAKKIKEQVGVVTILVNNAGIMPTHPLLQQTEAEIRETFEINVMAHFWLLQAFLPDMIQKNRGHIVALSSAAGLVGLKNLVPYCGTKFAVRGIMEALSEEIRADPRKPNIKFTTIMPYMVDTGLCKRPHARFPDAMKLVKPEDAAAAIIDAQRRGVVEATIPKYLLYLNSFMRNFPIKNGQMLGDFLDAGVNSDL is encoded by the exons ATGCCTCAGGAACA ATCGCCAAACGCTGGCGTTCAGCTGTACAATGTGCTCCTAATCTTGGTGGATTTGCTGATGTTGTGGGCTAAATCCACCTACAACATCGTGATGGGTGTAGTGCATATGTTTTCACCACCGGAAGCGGAAGACGTTAGCAAGGATGTGGTTCTAATCACCGGAGCCGGCCACGGGATGGGAAAATGCTTGGCACTGCAGTATGCAGCCCTTCGATCGACCGTCGTTTGTGTGGATATTAATGAAGCAACGAATTCCGGAACTGTGGCCGAAATCAAACGCCAGGGAGGAACTGCCTTTGGTTATGT gttgGACGTAACCAATCGGCAGCAGATTAACGATGTGGCTAAGAAGATCAAGGAACAGGTCGGAGTGGTGACGATTCTTGTAAATAATGCCGGAATTATGCCCACCCACCCGCTGCTTCAACAAACCGAAGCGGAAATCCGGGAAACATTTGAAATCAACGTTATGGCTCACTTTTgg CTCCTTCAAGCCTTCCTGCCGGATATGATTCAAAAGAACCGGGGACACATTGTAGCTCTCTCTTCGGCGGCCGGTTTAGTAGGACTTAAAAATCTGGTACCGTATTGCGGAACCAAATTTGCTGTCCGCGGTATTATGGAAGCTCTTTCGGAAGAAATCCGTGCCGATCCTCGCAAACCTAACATCAAATTCACCACCATTATGCCTTATATGGTTGATACTGGTCTGTGTAAGAGACCCCACGCTCGATTCCCGGATGCCATGAAGCTGGTCAAACCGGAAGACGCCGCTGCCGCCATCATCGATGCTCAGCGTCGTGGTGTGGTTGAAGCTACGATCCCGAAATATTTGCTGTATCTGAATTCGTTCATGCGTAACTTCCCGATCAAGAATGGGCAGATGCTGGGTGATTTCCTGGATGCCGGGGTCAATTCAGATCTTTAG